Part of the Janibacter alkaliphilus genome is shown below.
TGTGCCGGTACTCCGAGCCGACCTGCATCACGCCGATGGTCAGCAGCAGCACGTAGCCCACGCCCAGGCCGCCGGTGTAGACGTTGATCGCCAGGTCGGTCGGGTCCATGGGCCCGCCCATCATCTCCTCGGCCGAGCTGCTGGTGAGGAAGAACCCGTTGAGCGCGGCGAAGGCGGCGCCGACCAGCACGACGGCGATGGCCATGCCCCACCAGAGGCGGGTGGTGAAGAACTTCAGCAGCTCGGACCTCACGGTGGCGATCATGCCGAGGCTCCTTCCGGACGAGCGGCGGCGCCGTCGACGGCACCACCACCGAGGTTGCGGTTGGACCCCTCGGTGAGCTCGAAGAAGAGCGCCTCGAGGTCGGCGGTCTTGGCCTGCAGCTGCCAGATCGGCAGGCCGGCGCGCAGGGCCACGTCACCGACGAGCCGCAGGTCGTCGGTCTCGGCGAGCAGCGTGCCGTCCTGCTGGGGGCGGGCGACGACGTCGGCCACCCGCAGAGCACCGGCCAGCGACTCCGGGTCGGAGGTTCGCACCAGGGCTCGCGAGGTGCCGTGCAGCTCCTCGATCGAGCCCTCGCGGACCAGCCGACCGTTGGCGATGATCACCACGTCGTCGACGGTGGTCTCCACCTCCTGGAGCAGGTGGCTGGAGATGAGGATGGTCTTGCCGCTGTCGGCCAGGGAGCGCAGGAAGCCCCGCAGCCAGCGGATCCCCTCGGGGTCGAGGCCGTTGGCCGGCTCGTCGAGGATGAGCACCTGCGGGTCGCCCAGCAGCGCGGCGGCCAGCCCGAGCCGCTGGCGCATGCCCATGGAGTAGGCGCCCGCACGCTTGCGGGCGGCCGCCGGGATGCCGGTGAGCTCGAGCAGCTCGTCGGCCCGGCGGTCGGGCAGGCCCGCGGCCGCCGCGATCACCCGCAGGTGGTCCCGGCCGCTGCGTCCGGGGTGGAAGTTGGTCGCCTCCAGCGCCGCGCCGACGGTGCCTGACGGGTTGCTCAGGTCGCGGTACGCCTGGCCACCGATGGTCGCCGTCCCCGAGGTCTGCCCGATGAGCCCGAGCAGCATCCGCAGCGTGGTCGTCTTGCCGGCGCCGTTGGGCCCGAGGAAGCCGGTGATCCGGCCCGGCGCCACGTGGAAGCTGAGGTCGTCGACGGCGGTGAAGCCGCCGAAGCGTTTGGTGAGGTTGCGGACCTCGATGGTCGTGCCTGCCACTGCCATCCGATCTCCCCTGTCTCTTGGAAGTGGCACTATCCAAGCAGCCGGAGCGCTCGCTGTCCTCCTACGAGGGTCGGATCTTCGTGGCGTGTCGCGCCGGCCCGGCTCCACCTCAGGTCGGAGATGCGGCCCGCGCCTATACTCGCCCGCATCATGACCACTGGTCTCCTGCTCCTGCTCGCGGTGGTCCTCACCCTCGGCACCGCGATCTTTGTCGCCGCCGAGTTCTCCCTCGTCGCCCTGGACCGGCCGGCGGTGCAGCGGGCCGTGGACGAGGGCGACGCACGGGCCCGGCCCGTGCTGGGCTCGCTGCGCCGGCTCTCCACCCTGCTCTCGGTCTGCCAGGTCGGCATCACGGTCACCACCCTGATGCTCGGCTACGTCGCGAACCCGGCCATCGGTGCGCTGATCTCGCCGTTGCTGGAGTCGGCCGGGATGCCCGAGGGCGCTGCCGGGGGCGTGGCCTCGGTGCTGGCGCTCGTGCTGGCCACCGTCTTCTCGATGATCCTCGGGGAGATGGTGCCCAAGACCCTCGCCGTCTCCGAGCCGCTGGGCACCGCCAAGCTCGTGGCCACCCCGATGCGCGTCTTCGGGATCATCTTCAAGCCCTTCGTCGTCGTGCTCAACGGCTCGGCGAACTGGTTCCTGCACCGGATCGGGGTGGAGCCGCAGGAGGAGCTGTCCGCGGCCCGCAGCCCGGCCGAGCTGGCCAGCCTGGTGCGCACCTCGGTCGAGGCCGGGACGCTGGACAGCGCCACCGCCCGCCTGGTGACCCGCTCCCTGGGCTTCGGCGACCAGACCGCGGCCGACGTGATGACCCCGCGCAACCGGGCCACCGCCATCGACCGCGGCGGCAGCGCCGAGGAGCTGGTGGCGCTGGCCCGGCGGACCGGGCACTCCCGCTTCCCGGTGATCGACGACGACTGGGACGACGTCGACGGGGTGGTGCACGTCAAGCGGGCCATCGCCGTGCCGCACGATCGCCGGGCGGACGTGCCGGTCTCGGCGCTCATGGTGGACGCCGAGGTGGTCCCGGAGACGCTGCGGCTGGACCCGCTGCTCATCCAGCTGCGCGACACCGGGCTGCAGATGGCCGTCGTCGTCGACGAGTACGGCGGCACCGCCGGGGTGGTCACCCTCGAGGACCTCGTCGAGGAGATCGTCGGCGAGGTCTCCGACGAGCACGACCTCGGGCAGACCACCGGACGGCCGCTGGCCGACGGGTCGTGGACCGTGCCCGGGATGTGGCGACCCGACGAGGTGCGCGAGCGGCTCGGCGCACCGGTGCCCGAGGGGAGCGCCTACGAGACGGTCGGCGGCTGGGTGATGGCCGCCCTGGGCCGGGTGCCCGAGGTCGGCGACGAGGTGCCGCTGGAGGGCTGGCAGGTCACCGTCGCCGACATGGACACCCGCCGTGTCGACCGGCTGCGCTTCGTGCCGGTCGGCCCGCCGGGCACCGGCCTCGGCCCGTCCTCGGACGCGGCCGGGAGCGGGTCGACCTCCGTCGGGCCGGGGGAGGCGTCGTGACGATCCTGCTCATCACGGTGGTCCTGCTGCTCGGCAACGCCTTCTTCGTCGGTGCCGAGTTCGCCGCGATGTCCGCCCGGCGCAGCCAGCTGGAGCCGCTCGCCGAGGCGGGTGACAAGCGCGCCGCGGTGGCTGTCGAGGCGCTGCAGCACACCGGGGTCCTGCTGGCCACCTGCCAGCTCGGCATCACGCTGTGCTCGGTGCTGCTCGGCGCCGTGTCCGAGGCGGCGCTGCACCACGCGCTGCACCCGGTGATGGAGGCGGTCGGGGTGCCGCACGCGATGACCGACGCGGCCTCGCTGGTGCTGGCCATCCTCATCGTCGTCTACCTGCACGTCGTCGTCGGCGAGATGATCCCGAAGAACCTCGCGATCGCCGGACCGGAGCGCTCCGCCCGGCTGCTCGTGCCGCCGCTGATGATGGTCGGCCGGATCGCCCGGCCGGTGATCACCGGGATGGACCGGGTCTCCAAGGCCTTCGTGCGCGGCATGGGCGTCGACCCGAAGGACGAGGTGTCGGCCGCCTTCACCGCCGAGGAGGTCCAGCACATCGTCGACGAGTCGCACCGCGAGGGGCTCGTGGAGAGCGAGCAGTACGGCCTCGTCGGCGCCGCGCTGGAGTTCTCCGACAAGGACGCCGGCGACGTGGCGGTGCGGCTCGACCAGCTGGTCACCGTGCCCCCGGAGGCCACCCCGGACGACGTCGAGCGGCTCGTCGCCCGGCACGGCTACTCGCGGTACCCGACCTGCGACGACGACGGCGAGATCACCGGCTACCTGCACCTGAAGGACGTGCTCTACGCCGACGACGAGGACCGGGCCGAGCCGGTGCCGCGCAAGCGGGTGCGACGCCTGGCCAGCGTGCGGGCCGGGGACGAGGTCGAGGAGGTGCTGGCGACGATGCAGCGCACCGGCGCGCACCTGGCCCAGGTCACCGACGCCGACGGCGAGGTGCTCGGGGTGGTCTTCCTCGAGGACGTCATCGAGGAGCTCGTCGGCGAGGTCGCCGACGCCACCCAGCGCGAGCGGGACTGAGCCGCGTCGTCCCGGCAGGGCGCTGGGGCTTGTGTGACCGGTGCGACTCGTGGGACTTTGCTCCGGTCGGCCGGTGATCTCGGCCGTCCCGGGACAAGGAGCGCCATGAGCACCCAGAGCACAGGCCAGGGCCACGAGGCCTCGGAGAAGCATGGCTTCTCCACCCGCCGCGCCTTCATCCTCGCCGCCATCGGCTCGGCCGTCGGGCTGGGCAACATCTGGCGCTTCCCCTACGTGGCCTACGAAGGGGGCGGCGGCGCCTTCATCGTCCCCTACCTCGTCGCGCTGCTGCTGGCCGGCATCCCGATGCTCTTCCTCGACTACGCGATCGGCCACCGGCTGCGCGGCTCGCCGCCGCTGAGCTTTCGACGGGTCTCCCGCAAGGCCGAGTGGCTCGGCTGGTGGCAGGTGCTCATCTGCGCGGTGATCGCCGTCTACTACGCGGCGATCATCGCCTGGGCGGTGCGCTACACCGGCTTCTCGATCGACCAGTCCTGGGGGGCCGACCCCGAGGCCTTCCTCTTCGGCGACTTCCTGCAGGCGGCCGAGACGCCCGGGCCGACGCTGGAGGTCGTGCCGGGCGTGATGATCCCCATGGTGATCGTCTGGCTGGTCACCCTCGCCGTGCTGGCGCTCGGCGTGCAGGGCGGCATCGGCCGGGTGGCCACCGTCTTCATCCCGCTGCTCGTCGTCGCCTTCGCCGTCCTCGTGGTGCGGGCGCTCTTCCTGCCCGGCTCCG
Proteins encoded:
- a CDS encoding ABC transporter ATP-binding protein; protein product: MAVAGTTIEVRNLTKRFGGFTAVDDLSFHVAPGRITGFLGPNGAGKTTTLRMLLGLIGQTSGTATIGGQAYRDLSNPSGTVGAALEATNFHPGRSGRDHLRVIAAAAGLPDRRADELLELTGIPAAARKRAGAYSMGMRQRLGLAAALLGDPQVLILDEPANGLDPEGIRWLRGFLRSLADSGKTILISSHLLQEVETTVDDVVIIANGRLVREGSIEELHGTSRALVRTSDPESLAGALRVADVVARPQQDGTLLAETDDLRLVGDVALRAGLPIWQLQAKTADLEALFFELTEGSNRNLGGGAVDGAAARPEGASA
- a CDS encoding hemolysin family protein; the protein is MTTGLLLLLAVVLTLGTAIFVAAEFSLVALDRPAVQRAVDEGDARARPVLGSLRRLSTLLSVCQVGITVTTLMLGYVANPAIGALISPLLESAGMPEGAAGGVASVLALVLATVFSMILGEMVPKTLAVSEPLGTAKLVATPMRVFGIIFKPFVVVLNGSANWFLHRIGVEPQEELSAARSPAELASLVRTSVEAGTLDSATARLVTRSLGFGDQTAADVMTPRNRATAIDRGGSAEELVALARRTGHSRFPVIDDDWDDVDGVVHVKRAIAVPHDRRADVPVSALMVDAEVVPETLRLDPLLIQLRDTGLQMAVVVDEYGGTAGVVTLEDLVEEIVGEVSDEHDLGQTTGRPLADGSWTVPGMWRPDEVRERLGAPVPEGSAYETVGGWVMAALGRVPEVGDEVPLEGWQVTVADMDTRRVDRLRFVPVGPPGTGLGPSSDAAGSGSTSVGPGEAS
- a CDS encoding CNNM domain-containing protein, coding for MTILLITVVLLLGNAFFVGAEFAAMSARRSQLEPLAEAGDKRAAVAVEALQHTGVLLATCQLGITLCSVLLGAVSEAALHHALHPVMEAVGVPHAMTDAASLVLAILIVVYLHVVVGEMIPKNLAIAGPERSARLLVPPLMMVGRIARPVITGMDRVSKAFVRGMGVDPKDEVSAAFTAEEVQHIVDESHREGLVESEQYGLVGAALEFSDKDAGDVAVRLDQLVTVPPEATPDDVERLVARHGYSRYPTCDDDGEITGYLHLKDVLYADDEDRAEPVPRKRVRRLASVRAGDEVEEVLATMQRTGAHLAQVTDADGEVLGVVFLEDVIEELVGEVADATQRERD